Within the Cotesia glomerata isolate CgM1 linkage group LG6, MPM_Cglom_v2.3, whole genome shotgun sequence genome, the region GAAATGGCTGAAGGGATTGTCAGCTGGGGATCCCTGTTACCAGCAAAGCCCAGTTTTGTGTAcctacaataataaaataacaaatttaaaaaaaaatacacacacTTGGTAAACAATAGCAACAATCCActtattaataacaatgagTAATAGAAACAAGTGAACAGTAAATAACCAGCAACTCACCCGGTTCCAACATCAATTACACACGCTGGTGGGTGACCCAGCATCTTAAACTTAGTATTTTATTGAGCACTCGGACTAACTAAATAGTCAATAAATTATCCTCAGGATTTTGAGCaaaaggtttttatttttacaaatgtttatttattgtttaactgTCATCAGCTttcagagaaaaattattgcacTGCCGCGCCTTCGAAAAAAATCTCGGTGACAAGGCGAGAGAGAGTGCAATTACCGGCTATACTTTAGTCATACTTACACTTACATTTAATATACATGTGAACAACTTACGTAtactatatatgtatatttgttatcattttttgttatCATTACGAGCACGTTTTTtactgataaattaaaaaataactccgTTTGTCGAATAggttttttaaaatgtaattattgatatagtttctttaattttttatattaaatttaaatataaaaaatatatagtgTGATTCTttggttaaaaataaagatagcGCGCTTACCGAccgggaaaaaaaataaaaaaatagacagTCTGTCTTTGTTACACTTGTGTATTTACTTAATGGAAAATACGTGTAAATAAATGTACATCATAGGTATTTATAATATGTATTTTAATGTCAAGTTTTAAATTAGTATTACAATGGATACGTGAAGAGAAATCAAAACGTCAGCAGATTTTTATGCTTTCGTTGTCACACTTTCAGTCCAAGTTTCAAGTTTGACGTTTctatattttgttaataaatatgaataacaataatattgttaCTTGTATAGCTCCTGTTAATATTgcagttattaaatattgtaagtatatttaattaaatattttttttatttttggtaatttttattttttttatttttaggggGGAAGAGAGATGATGATCTGATTTTACCTGTCAATGATTCTATCAGCTTGTCCTTAGACACTAAACAGGTAttctgtaattttatttattgttaattaattgtttttttattttattttaataactgaTTATTTCTTCAGTTATGCACGAAGACTACTGTGATGGCTAGTCCTAATTTTAAGGAGGATAAAATTTGGTTGAATGGCAggtaaattttcatattttaatttaaatccttaaaaaagaattaagatgaaaattaagttagccgccatctgaaaatttctgtaatttattttattgaaaaattataaaaaaaaaaaattaaaagaaaaaatttcacatgtagaaagttcaaaaaactatatgtgaaatttttacaaaaattatgtttagttttaatttaattaataaccgaaaagtcaaaaattgtttcatttttaaaaaacttgaaaaattgtaagtgcagtttttaaaaaatatttttttgttctaatttaattaatgaaaaaaaaaataaaaaagttaaaaacgtcggctaactttagtattatatagcagatatttaataacaaataaattatggcaacaaaaaaaattgacatgtgaaaattttgattaaaaaaaaaattttctaaaaaatttgttaaaaagagcggtttatagttgattttcaaacgtgtttttctcatgtatgtgataaaatttcgaaaaaaaacgcttcgctcttcgatagataattaaattatctatcgaagagcgaagcccttttttggaaaattttcatttatttatgcataaaatgcgttttaagattccatttgttgtacaagtatgacagagatactttcgtttgtccaatagagggtAAGAGAGaggaaaaatgtaaacccttcttaaatGATCTGATGATTTCAATACTAATTAGTTTATCAGACACCAGGCTCGTATATTATATGATGCAAGATCTGCGCTCTTAAATGACTTATAAGTTGTAATAACTTACTTAAATTTGAACAATACAATCTTGTTACTAATTATCAAAACAATTGCTTAGACCTATTACTGGCAACTGCCCTAGTGGCTATATAACAACATCACTTGGCAAATTAGCAACTAAATGGCGTTAATTATTCgcaattgttataattattattatttatgtcaaTCTTGTTATatgttatcaattttttagataccAACTATTGTAACTATTTACCCTGTTAATGGCTTAAACTTttgggtttgtttatttaaaaataaataaataaaattaaaaaatgatcaaatagTTGCCAgttgaatataataaaataaaaatatattaggtgaaatttttttacataataaaaaatattaattgataattttattaagaattaattattatttttttttagagaagaatcaatgaataataaaagactccaaaattgtttacaaaggagtaagtaaattaaataaatttaattttgaattttaaaaattactccaattaaaatttatcaaaaaattctaatctgttaattttttttttattaaattagtaaaaagcAAAGTGACCTTGACAAACGAGATGGAATTATGGAAAATTCACATTTGTTCAAACAACAATTTTCCAACTGCGGCCGGTCTCGCGTCAAGCGCAGCTGGCTATGCTTGTCTGACAGCAGCACTAGCCAAATTGTACAATTACACTGAAAATATCAGCGAAATTGCTAGAACTGGATCAGGATCAGCATGCAGAAGCGTCTTTGGCGGCTTCGTCAGGTGGTACATGGGCTCTGAGCCAACTGGAGTTGACAGTATCTCTAAGCAAATAGCTCCAGCTTCCCATTGGCCCGAGATGAGAGTTATCATTTTAGTGgtaattaatacttttaattcCTAAGCACAAAacttatgtacataatataagtaattaaaaaaaaaattacattatatatttGCAGGTAAAtgattcaagtaaaaaaatttccagcgCAGTAGGAATGAAGCGATGTGTCCAAACATCAGAGTTGTTAAAGTACCGCGCTGAAGTTTGTGTTCCTAAGAGAGTCGAGTTGATGCAAAAagctattattaataaaaattatcagcaaTTTGCAGAGTTGACTATGAAAGATTCGAATCAAATGCACGCAGTGTGTCTTGACGCGTATCCGTCTTTCAATTACCTCACTGATGTTTCTCACgcaattattgatttaattaattcttacAATGAAGTTAGTAATACTATTAAAGTaagtaattgaaatttttttaattattatttataagtataattaatcgagatattttataattttcagaatttttttaacaaataaattattgcaaaaaaaatttatttaaaaaaattataaatacaattttttaaaaatgatttaaataatcattaactagcaaccttgcagtcactatatgACTGTcgtaacttgtgaactataagtaaataaaattttactttattaaataatgacttttgttaaattgcactgtacttttttaactattgacatttttagagatataagctcatctcgatgttacactcatcaagagcttttatttgagtacccacatgcattttgatatatttttcatctatacatatatataatatatgttaatatatgaaaaattgatgtggatactcaaattaaaggtcttgatgagtttaacatcgggatgagcttatatctttaaaaatgttaatagttcacaagataaaaggtcatttttcaattattgacattttttaagatataaactcatttcgatgttatactcatcgagacctttcatttaagtacccacatggaatttttcatatatttcatatatatggtatttgtgaaatatataaatatataaaatatataaaaattgatgtgggtactcaaatgaaaggtcttgatgagtgtaatatcggaatgagcttatatttttaaaaatgtcaatagttcacaagataaaaggtcattttttaattattgacattttttaagatataaactcatttcgatgttatac harbors:
- the LOC123266940 gene encoding diphosphomevalonate decarboxylase, which gives rise to MNNNNIVTCIAPVNIAVIKYWGKRDDDLILPVNDSISLSLDTKQLCTKTTVMASPNFKEDKIWLNGREESMNNKRLQNCLQRIKSKVTLTNEMELWKIHICSNNNFPTAAGLASSAAGYACLTAALAKLYNYTENISEIARTGSGSACRSVFGGFVRWYMGSEPTGVDSISKQIAPASHWPEMRVIILVVNDSSKKISSAVGMKRCVQTSELLKYRAEVCVPKRVELMQKAIINKNYQQFAELTMKDSNQMHAVCLDAYPSFNYLTDVSHAIIDLINSYNEVSNTIKVAYTNDAGPNTVLYLLEENVPQVLGLIDHFFPSTGKDDYKRGDFPISIPPSKDLVEKLNCKKHQGSIKSIIYTRVGEGPTYLDDPSEHLLNNSGLPKGL